In the genome of Xanthobacteraceae bacterium, one region contains:
- the rplU gene encoding 50S ribosomal protein L21 produces the protein MFAVIKTGGKQQRVVADQTLKVHLHDAKVGDIVTFPVIAHGGDTPKFGTPVVEGATVAAEVLAQTHSRTVIAFKKRRRQNSKRKRGYRDHYALVRVTEILLDGAKPTKTARPKPEKKAKPETAEGEVTEKPAKKAKTASKAKKKD, from the coding sequence ATGTTCGCGGTCATCAAGACCGGCGGCAAACAGCAGCGCGTTGTTGCCGACCAGACTCTCAAGGTTCACCTGCACGACGCGAAGGTCGGCGACATCGTCACCTTCCCCGTCATTGCCCACGGCGGCGACACGCCGAAGTTCGGCACCCCGGTAGTGGAAGGCGCGACCGTCGCGGCGGAAGTGCTGGCCCAGACCCACAGCCGCACCGTCATCGCCTTCAAGAAACGCCGCCGCCAGAACTCGAAGCGCAAGCGCGGCTATCGTGATCACTATGCGCTGGTCCGCGTGACCGAAATCCTGCTCGACGGCGCGAAGCCCACCAAGACCGCGCGTCCGAAGCCGGAGAAGAAGGCCAAGCCGGAAACGGCCGAAGGCGAAGTCACGGAAAAGCCTGCCAAGAAGGCCAAAACGGCCTCCAAGGCAAAAAAGAAAGACTAA
- the rpmA gene encoding 50S ribosomal protein L27, producing MAHKKAGGSSRNGRDSAGRRLGVKRYGGEAVLAGNIIIRQRGTKVHPGAGVGIGRDHTLFALTDGIVEFKAGGKGRNHVSIVPMPKAAE from the coding sequence ATGGCCCATAAGAAAGCAGGCGGCTCCTCGCGCAACGGCCGCGACTCGGCTGGCCGCCGCCTCGGCGTGAAGCGCTACGGCGGTGAAGCCGTGCTCGCCGGCAACATCATTATCCGCCAGCGCGGCACCAAGGTTCATCCGGGTGCCGGCGTCGGTATCGGCCGCGACCACACTCTCTTTGCGCTTACCGACGGCATTGTCGAGTTCAAGGCCGGCGGCAAAGGCCGCAACCACGTATCGATCGTACCGATGCCGAAAGCAGCCGAATAG
- a CDS encoding GNAT family N-acetyltransferase codes for MTLQMEASIPRENRGGLIIETARLVLRAPCKRDLDGIVELANNPRVAEMTATIPHPYTREDAESWLEKVNSGRGHSMVVFAKEETRVLAGVAGFGHRGEEHIPEIGYWIGEPFWGRGYATEASRALIDHAFSETDIDALNAACRIQNAASRRVIEKCGFQWTGTGLNQVKALNASVPVDRFVLERRTWESLRAWGASALPTFTKAG; via the coding sequence ATGACGTTGCAGATGGAAGCGAGCATCCCCCGCGAGAACAGAGGCGGCCTCATCATCGAGACCGCCCGCCTCGTATTGCGCGCGCCGTGCAAACGCGATCTCGACGGCATCGTGGAGCTTGCGAACAATCCGCGCGTCGCGGAGATGACCGCGACGATTCCGCATCCATACACTCGCGAGGACGCCGAAAGCTGGCTGGAAAAGGTCAACAGCGGCCGCGGCCACTCGATGGTGGTGTTCGCGAAGGAAGAAACGCGCGTGCTGGCCGGCGTCGCGGGCTTCGGCCATCGCGGCGAGGAGCACATTCCGGAGATCGGCTACTGGATCGGCGAGCCGTTCTGGGGCCGCGGCTATGCGACCGAAGCCTCGCGCGCGCTGATCGACCATGCCTTCTCGGAAACCGACATCGACGCGCTGAACGCGGCTTGCCGGATTCAGAACGCGGCCTCGCGCCGCGTGATCGAGAAGTGCGGCTTCCAGTGGACCGGCACCGGCTTGAATCAGGTGAAGGCGCTGAACGCTTCCGTGCCGGTGGACCGCTTCGTGCTGGAGCGGCGGACATGGGAGAGCCTGCGCGCATGGGGCGCTTCCGCTTTGCCTACGTTTACCAAGGCGGGATAG
- the obgE gene encoding GTPase ObgE, producing the protein MKFLDEAKVYVRSGNGGAGSVSFRREKFIEFGGPDGGDGGRGGDVVIECVSGLNTLIDYRYQQHFKAGTGIHGMGKNRAGGRGKDAVLKVPKGTEILEEDGETVLADMTEIGQRIVLLEGGNGGFGNAHFKSSTNRAPRHANPGQEGQERTIRLRLKLIADAGLVGLPNAGKSTFLASVTAAKPKVADYPFTTLHPQLGIVRADNRELVLADIPGLIEGAHEGAGLGDRFLGHIERCAALLHLVDATQEDVAEAYRTVRHELEAYGGGLVDKPEIVALSKIDALTPKKIESQMKKLQKVTKKKPLALSAQSKKGVPEALRALFKLAAKRKQAEEEVTEKRTAWRP; encoded by the coding sequence ATGAAATTTCTCGACGAAGCCAAGGTTTATGTCCGGTCCGGCAATGGCGGGGCGGGGTCGGTCTCGTTCCGCCGCGAGAAATTCATCGAGTTCGGCGGACCCGACGGCGGTGACGGCGGCCGCGGCGGCGATGTCGTCATCGAATGCGTGAGCGGCCTGAACACGCTGATCGACTACCGCTACCAGCAGCACTTCAAGGCCGGCACCGGCATCCACGGCATGGGCAAGAATCGCGCGGGCGGCCGCGGGAAAGATGCCGTGCTGAAAGTACCGAAAGGCACGGAAATTCTGGAAGAGGACGGCGAGACCGTCCTCGCTGACATGACCGAGATCGGCCAGCGCATCGTATTGCTGGAAGGCGGCAACGGCGGTTTCGGCAACGCGCATTTCAAGTCGTCCACCAATCGCGCGCCGCGCCATGCCAATCCCGGACAGGAGGGACAGGAGCGCACCATCCGTCTTCGCCTGAAACTGATCGCCGACGCAGGCCTCGTCGGCTTGCCGAACGCGGGCAAGTCCACGTTTCTCGCGAGCGTCACCGCCGCGAAGCCGAAAGTCGCGGACTATCCCTTCACGACGCTGCACCCGCAGCTCGGCATCGTGCGCGCGGACAACCGCGAGCTGGTGCTGGCCGACATTCCCGGCCTGATCGAGGGCGCGCATGAAGGCGCGGGCCTTGGCGACCGCTTCCTCGGCCACATCGAACGCTGCGCAGCGCTGCTGCATCTCGTCGATGCAACGCAGGAGGATGTCGCGGAAGCCTATCGCACCGTGCGCCACGAACTCGAAGCCTATGGTGGCGGCCTCGTGGACAAGCCGGAAATCGTCGCGCTCTCGAAAATCGACGCGCTAACGCCGAAGAAAATCGAATCGCAGATGAAGAAGCTGCAGAAGGTGACGAAGAAAAAACCGCTCGCCCTCTCCGCCCAATCGAAGAAGGGCGTGCCGGAAGCGCTGCGCGCACTGTTCAAGCTCGCCGCGAAACGTAAGCAGGCGGAAGAAGAAGTAACCGAAAAGAGAACCGCATGGCGTCCGTAA
- a CDS encoding glutamate 5-kinase: protein MASVTPDLAGFRCIVVKVGSSLLVDSARGELKSEWLNALAEDLAERAKGGAQIVVVSSGAIALGRTVLKLPKGALKLEESQASAAVGQIALARAWAEALGKVGLIAGQVLLTLKDTEERRNYLNARATIGKLLEIGAVPVINENDTVATSEIRYGDNDRLAARVASMIGADLLVLLSDIDGFYSAPPGANKDAKLIPVIPRITAEIEGMAGAAGSELSRGGMVTKVEAAKIATLAGAHMIIASGRKLHPIRAIAAREACTWFLTPANPVTARKKWIVGNLEPRGIIHVDAGAVAALRKGKSLLPAGVVKVSGEFARGDAVLVRGPDGEEIARGLIAYDSEDAAKIVKKSTNEIVLILGYEGRAAMIHRDDLAMAGE, encoded by the coding sequence ATGGCTTCTGTCACGCCCGATCTCGCGGGATTTCGCTGCATCGTGGTCAAGGTCGGTTCGTCGCTGCTAGTCGATTCCGCGCGCGGTGAACTGAAAAGCGAATGGCTGAACGCGCTCGCGGAAGATCTCGCCGAGCGCGCGAAAGGCGGCGCGCAGATTGTCGTGGTTTCCTCCGGCGCGATCGCGCTCGGCCGCACCGTGCTGAAGCTGCCCAAAGGCGCGCTGAAACTGGAAGAGAGCCAGGCGTCCGCCGCGGTCGGCCAGATCGCGCTGGCGCGCGCATGGGCGGAAGCGCTCGGCAAGGTCGGCCTCATTGCGGGGCAAGTGCTGCTCACGCTGAAAGACACCGAGGAGCGCCGCAACTACCTCAACGCGCGCGCGACCATCGGCAAGCTCCTCGAAATCGGCGCGGTGCCGGTGATCAACGAGAACGACACCGTCGCGACCAGCGAAATCCGCTACGGCGACAACGACCGCCTTGCCGCGCGCGTGGCGTCCATGATCGGCGCGGACCTGCTGGTCCTGCTCTCGGACATCGACGGCTTCTACAGCGCGCCGCCCGGCGCGAACAAGGATGCGAAACTCATCCCCGTCATTCCGCGCATCACCGCCGAGATCGAAGGCATGGCCGGCGCGGCCGGCTCCGAGCTTTCGCGCGGTGGTATGGTGACGAAAGTGGAAGCCGCGAAGATCGCGACCCTCGCGGGCGCGCACATGATCATCGCATCGGGCCGGAAGCTGCATCCCATTCGCGCCATCGCGGCGAGAGAAGCCTGCACGTGGTTCCTTACCCCCGCTAATCCGGTGACGGCGCGCAAGAAATGGATCGTCGGCAATCTGGAACCGAGAGGCATCATTCATGTCGATGCCGGCGCGGTCGCCGCACTCCGCAAGGGAAAGAGCCTGCTGCCCGCGGGCGTGGTAAAAGTTTCCGGCGAGTTCGCGCGCGGTGACGCCGTGCTGGTGCGCGGTCCTGACGGCGAGGAAATCGCGCGCGGGCTGATCGCCTACGACTCGGAAGACGCGGCGAAGATCGTGAAGAAGTCCACGAACGAGATCGTGCTTATTCTCGGCTACGAAGGCCGCGCCGCCATGATCCATCGCGACGATCTCGCGATGGCGGGAGAGTGA
- a CDS encoding glutamate-5-semialdehyde dehydrogenase, producing the protein MNVRETGDVTVLMRDIGVRARKAARVLGLAESARKTDALEAAAKAIRANKDKILAANAKDIEAAKSQNISAAFLDRLTLTGKSVDAIAAGVEQVALLPDPVGEVIADWQQPNGLIFQRVRTPLGVVAVIYESRPNVTADAGSLCLKAGNAVILRGGSDSFHSSRAIHECLVAGLKEAGLPEDAIQLVPTTDRAAVGEILSGLDGNIDVVVPRGGKSLVARVQKEARVPVFAHLEGVCHVYVHAPADLEMAKGIVFNAKMRRTGVCGSAETLLVDKKAAATHLKPLVEMLLGAGCEVRGDEATRAADPRVKAASEEDWPKEYLDAIIAVKVVDGLQAAMDHIAKYGSQHTDAIVTDDPSEAEVFLREVDSAIVLHNASTQFADGGEFGFGAEIGIATGRMHARGPVGVEQLTSFKYRVHGNGQTRP; encoded by the coding sequence ATGAACGTCCGCGAAACCGGCGACGTGACGGTGCTGATGCGCGACATCGGCGTTCGTGCGCGCAAGGCCGCGCGCGTGCTCGGCCTTGCCGAATCCGCGCGCAAGACCGATGCGCTGGAAGCCGCGGCGAAGGCCATCCGCGCGAACAAGGATAAAATCCTCGCGGCCAATGCCAAGGACATCGAGGCCGCGAAAAGCCAGAACATCTCCGCGGCATTCCTCGACCGCCTCACGCTGACCGGAAAATCCGTCGATGCGATTGCCGCGGGCGTCGAGCAGGTCGCGCTGCTGCCCGATCCTGTCGGCGAAGTCATCGCCGACTGGCAGCAGCCGAACGGCTTGATCTTCCAGCGCGTGCGCACGCCGCTCGGCGTCGTCGCCGTGATCTACGAAAGCCGCCCGAACGTCACGGCGGACGCCGGTTCGCTTTGCCTGAAAGCGGGCAACGCGGTGATTCTGCGCGGCGGCTCCGACAGCTTCCATTCCAGCCGCGCGATCCATGAATGTCTCGTCGCGGGCCTGAAGGAAGCGGGCCTGCCCGAAGACGCAATCCAGCTTGTGCCGACCACCGACCGCGCCGCCGTCGGCGAAATCCTCTCCGGCCTCGACGGCAACATCGACGTCGTGGTGCCGCGCGGCGGCAAAAGCCTGGTCGCGCGCGTGCAGAAGGAAGCGCGCGTACCCGTGTTCGCGCACCTCGAAGGCGTATGCCACGTTTACGTGCACGCGCCCGCCGATCTCGAAATGGCGAAAGGCATCGTCTTCAACGCTAAGATGCGCCGCACCGGCGTCTGCGGTTCCGCCGAAACGTTGCTGGTCGATAAAAAGGCCGCGGCCACGCACCTGAAGCCGCTGGTCGAAATGCTGCTCGGGGCCGGCTGCGAAGTGCGCGGCGACGAAGCGACCCGCGCCGCCGATCCGCGCGTGAAGGCGGCGAGCGAGGAAGACTGGCCGAAGGAATATCTCGACGCGATCATCGCGGTGAAGGTCGTCGACGGCTTGCAGGCCGCGATGGATCACATCGCGAAATACGGCTCGCAGCACACCGACGCCATCGTGACCGACGATCCTTCGGAAGCGGAAGTTTTTCTCCGCGAAGTCGATTCCGCCATCGTGCTGCATAACGCCTCCACGCAGTTCGCGGATGGCGGCGAGTTCGGCTTCGGCGCGGAAATCGGCATCGCCACCGGGCGCATGCACGCGCGCGGCCCGGTCGGCGTCGAGCAACTCACCTCGTTCAAGTATCGCGTCCACGGCAACGGCCAGACCCGCCCTTGA
- a CDS encoding nicotinate-nucleotide adenylyltransferase yields MRIGLLGGSFNPAHEAHRALSLLAWKRLGLDRVWWLVSPGNPLKENAALPPVEQRIEQARAVAASPYIDVCAPEVAYRTRYTFDTLKRLAAEHPRVRFVWLMGADNLAQFHRWKRWQEIARMMPFAVIERPGDEDAPLSSKASHALARYRMDESDAALLMSMQPPAWIYLHGLKSPLSSTSLRMKGTRQG; encoded by the coding sequence ATGCGGATCGGCCTGCTCGGCGGCAGTTTCAATCCCGCGCATGAAGCGCACCGCGCGCTCAGTTTACTCGCATGGAAACGCCTTGGCCTCGACCGCGTGTGGTGGCTGGTCTCGCCCGGCAATCCGCTGAAGGAGAACGCCGCGTTGCCGCCGGTCGAGCAGCGCATCGAACAGGCGCGCGCGGTCGCGGCTTCTCCCTATATCGATGTATGCGCACCGGAAGTCGCCTACCGGACTCGCTACACCTTCGACACCTTGAAACGTCTCGCCGCGGAACATCCGCGCGTGCGCTTCGTCTGGCTGATGGGCGCGGACAACCTCGCGCAGTTCCACCGCTGGAAGCGCTGGCAGGAAATTGCGCGCATGATGCCCTTCGCCGTGATCGAGCGGCCCGGCGACGAGGACGCACCGCTTTCCTCGAAAGCCTCACATGCGCTCGCCCGCTACCGCATGGACGAAAGCGATGCGGCTCTCTTGATGTCCATGCAGCCGCCTGCGTGGATTTATCTGCACGGCTTGAAATCGCCGCTCTCTTCCACCAGCTTACGCATGAAGGGAACACGGCAGGGTTAG
- the rsfS gene encoding ribosome silencing factor: MEGIDSLATKVRSVTARKAAKPKVVARTEQPALLPTILQQLEDDKAEDTVSIDVRGRTSIADDLVVTTGRSNRHVAAIADHLTETLGKHGIKTRVQGLPAADWVLIDAGDVIVHIFRPEVREFYNLEKMWSVRSRATAKA, translated from the coding sequence ATGGAAGGAATCGATAGCCTGGCAACCAAGGTACGCAGCGTAACGGCACGAAAGGCCGCGAAGCCCAAAGTTGTGGCGCGCACAGAACAGCCCGCCCTTCTTCCCACTATCCTGCAACAGCTTGAGGACGACAAGGCCGAGGACACGGTTTCGATCGATGTCCGCGGGCGAACGTCCATCGCCGACGATCTGGTCGTCACCACCGGACGCTCGAACCGTCATGTTGCCGCGATTGCCGATCACCTGACCGAAACGCTCGGCAAGCACGGCATAAAAACGCGCGTGCAGGGCCTGCCCGCCGCCGACTGGGTACTGATCGACGCCGGCGACGTGATCGTGCACATCTTCCGCCCCGAAGTGCGCGAGTTCTACAATTTAGAGAAGATGTGGTCGGTGCGCTCCCGCGCCACCGCCAAGGCGTAA
- the rlmH gene encoding 23S rRNA (pseudouridine(1915)-N(3))-methyltransferase RlmH has product MRLLIAAVGRLKAGPERELLARYVERTNATGKALSLAPLEIAEIPESPAQTAMKRKSDEAKALLAALPAKAKIIALDERGKSISSEDFAKKLARLRDDGAGSVAFLLGGADGLDDTVRKKADLTVAYGAATFPHQIVRILLAEQIYRAVTILSGHPYHRGD; this is encoded by the coding sequence ATGCGGCTGCTGATCGCTGCCGTCGGCCGCCTGAAGGCGGGACCGGAGCGCGAATTGCTTGCGCGCTATGTCGAGCGCACCAACGCAACCGGAAAAGCACTCTCGCTCGCGCCGCTGGAAATCGCCGAGATTCCGGAAAGCCCGGCGCAAACCGCGATGAAGCGAAAATCCGACGAGGCGAAAGCGCTGCTCGCGGCCTTGCCTGCGAAAGCGAAAATCATCGCGCTCGACGAGCGCGGGAAAAGCATTTCCAGCGAGGATTTCGCGAAGAAGCTGGCGCGGCTGCGCGACGACGGCGCGGGTAGCGTCGCCTTCCTGCTCGGCGGCGCCGACGGCCTCGACGATACCGTCCGGAAAAAAGCCGATCTCACCGTCGCTTACGGCGCCGCCACGTTTCCGCACCAGATCGTCCGTATCCTGCTGGCCGAGCAGATTTACCGGGCCGTCACGATTCTTTCGGGACACCCCTATCACCGCGGCGACTGA
- a CDS encoding peptidoglycan DD-metalloendopeptidase family protein — MLPGNAARKVVALTISVLAAALAGGAISLAQQTPQSAKEIEKLERERELEILKDDLKRAEAINAKLKTEAEALRGDRVRLSQALTNTVARIREIETRLAAIERELAPLLKREAQLSASLQTQSTALEAALGALLRMNRQQSVALLLHPGDAVASARAALLLGEAAPVLREQASELTAQLAELSATRTKIDAERSTLTASRAELDLERRRLAALVAERQRAINANDAKLREQKNRALALSQQAGNVQDLVARMEREIEASTKAASANRETAIDPTLADPTRQDPAIPFAKTRGKLSLPVRGRILRENPSGTDPKPQSAGISIETSAGSDVIAPADGRVVFAGPFRGYGNLLILNVGGGYHVLLAGVGNFTVELGQFVRSGEPVAVMGPGPEAASRKEAKTPKSILYVEFRKDGESIDSGPWWLATDNQKARG; from the coding sequence ATGCTTCCCGGCAATGCGGCAAGGAAAGTAGTAGCGCTTACGATCTCCGTTCTCGCCGCCGCGCTCGCCGGCGGCGCGATTTCGCTTGCGCAGCAGACCCCGCAGTCCGCGAAGGAAATCGAGAAGCTCGAACGCGAGCGCGAACTCGAAATCCTCAAAGACGACCTCAAGCGCGCGGAAGCCATCAACGCGAAACTGAAAACCGAGGCGGAAGCGCTGCGCGGCGACCGCGTCCGGCTTTCGCAGGCATTGACGAATACCGTCGCGCGCATTCGTGAAATCGAAACGCGCCTTGCAGCCATCGAACGAGAGCTGGCACCGCTCCTGAAACGCGAAGCGCAGCTATCCGCCTCCCTGCAAACGCAAAGCACGGCGCTGGAGGCGGCGCTCGGCGCGTTGCTGCGCATGAACCGCCAGCAATCGGTCGCGCTTCTTTTGCATCCGGGCGATGCAGTCGCGTCTGCGCGCGCAGCGTTGCTGCTTGGCGAAGCCGCACCCGTTCTCCGCGAACAGGCGAGCGAACTAACCGCGCAGCTTGCCGAACTTTCCGCTACCCGAACGAAGATAGACGCCGAGCGCAGCACACTCACCGCATCCCGCGCCGAACTCGATCTGGAGCGTCGCCGCCTCGCCGCGCTGGTCGCCGAACGCCAGCGCGCGATCAACGCGAACGACGCCAAGCTCCGCGAACAGAAAAATCGCGCGCTCGCCCTGAGCCAGCAGGCCGGCAACGTGCAGGATCTGGTTGCGCGCATGGAGCGCGAAATCGAAGCCTCCACCAAGGCAGCCAGCGCGAACCGGGAGACGGCCATCGACCCCACGCTCGCCGACCCCACCCGGCAGGACCCGGCGATCCCCTTCGCAAAAACGCGGGGCAAATTATCGTTACCGGTCCGGGGCAGAATTTTACGAGAAAATCCTTCCGGCACCGATCCGAAGCCGCAATCGGCCGGTATTTCCATCGAAACCAGCGCCGGAAGCGACGTAATTGCCCCCGCCGACGGCCGGGTCGTGTTTGCCGGACCTTTCCGTGGCTACGGCAATCTCTTGATCCTCAACGTAGGCGGCGGGTATCATGTCTTATTGGCGGGGGTGGGAAATTTCACTGTGGAACTTGGGCAATTCGTCCGCTCGGGCGAACCCGTGGCAGTGATGGGACCAGGACCTGAAGCAGCCTCCCGCAAGGAGGCCAAGACCCCAAAATCGATTCTCTATGTCGAATTTCGCAAGGACGGCGAATCGATTGATTCCGGCCCGTGGTGGCTGGCAACCGACAACCAGAAGGCTCGCGGATGA
- a CDS encoding S41 family peptidase: protein MMRKLSLFLIGAVTGALLAAVAAQPQLFSGARAATSDTYRQLNLFGDIFEHVRAQYVEKVDDAKLIEAAINGMLSSLDPHSAFLDIKNFRDMQTQTRGEFGGLGIEVTMEDGLVKVVSPIDNTPAARGGVQPNDLITHLDGEPVKGLSLEQAVEKMRGPVNTPITIRIQRKGVEKPVEIKLVREVISIRNVRFKIEDDVGYIRLVSFQGERTITQLLEAVKEIKEKIPNDKLKGYILDLRNNGGGLLDQAIAVSDAFLERGEIVSTRGRTDGAQRHNARPGDVINGKPLIVLTNGGSASASEIVAGALQDHKRATLLGSRTFGKGSVQTVIPIGNFGALKLTTARYYTPSGKSIQAKGITPDIELVQDLPDELKGKFEPKGEASLKGHLKTQEGEEQAGSPAYIPPDPKDDKQLNLALDLLRGIQKHSAFPPNPKAVPN, encoded by the coding sequence ATGATGCGTAAACTTTCGTTGTTTCTGATTGGCGCCGTAACCGGCGCCTTGCTTGCAGCCGTGGCCGCCCAGCCGCAGCTGTTCTCGGGCGCGCGCGCCGCGACGTCCGACACATACCGCCAGCTCAATCTGTTCGGCGATATTTTCGAGCATGTCCGCGCGCAGTACGTCGAGAAGGTCGACGACGCCAAGCTGATCGAGGCGGCCATCAACGGCATGCTCTCGTCGCTCGACCCGCACTCCGCCTTCCTCGACATCAAGAATTTCCGCGATATGCAGACGCAGACCCGCGGCGAGTTCGGCGGCCTCGGCATCGAGGTCACGATGGAAGACGGCCTCGTGAAGGTGGTCTCCCCCATCGACAACACGCCCGCCGCGCGCGGCGGCGTGCAGCCGAACGACCTGATCACGCATCTCGACGGCGAACCAGTGAAGGGCCTTTCGCTCGAACAGGCGGTCGAGAAGATGCGCGGGCCGGTGAATACTCCGATCACCATCCGCATCCAGCGCAAGGGTGTCGAGAAGCCCGTCGAAATCAAGCTGGTGCGCGAAGTCATCTCGATCCGCAACGTACGCTTCAAGATCGAGGATGACGTCGGCTACATCCGCCTCGTCAGCTTCCAGGGCGAACGCACCATCACGCAGCTTCTCGAAGCGGTGAAGGAGATCAAGGAAAAGATCCCGAACGACAAGCTCAAGGGCTACATCCTCGATCTGCGCAACAACGGCGGCGGCCTGCTCGACCAGGCAATCGCGGTTTCGGACGCCTTCCTAGAACGCGGCGAGATCGTCTCGACCCGCGGCCGCACCGACGGCGCGCAGCGTCACAACGCGCGTCCCGGCGACGTGATCAACGGCAAGCCGCTGATCGTGCTGACCAACGGCGGCTCGGCTTCGGCTTCCGAAATCGTGGCCGGCGCGTTGCAGGACCACAAGCGCGCGACGTTGCTCGGCTCGCGCACCTTCGGCAAAGGCTCGGTGCAGACCGTGATCCCGATCGGCAACTTCGGTGCGCTGAAGCTGACCACGGCCCGCTACTACACGCCCTCCGGCAAATCGATTCAGGCGAAAGGCATTACGCCCGACATCGAGCTGGTGCAGGACCTGCCGGATGAGCTGAAAGGCAAGTTCGAGCCGAAGGGCGAGGCTTCGCTCAAGGGCCACCTGAAGACCCAGGAAGGCGAGGAACAGGCGGGTTCTCCGGCCTACATCCCGCCGGATCCGAAGGACGACAAGCAGCTGAACCTCGCGCTCGATCTCCTGCGCGGTATTCAGAAGCATTCGGCCTTCCCGCCGAACCCGAAGGCGGTCCCGAACTAA
- a CDS encoding divergent polysaccharide deacetylase family protein, whose translation MADDLEKPLKAKTPEAPRFRFPVRPLTLIAGGLTLAFAGAMIWILLHDDPLGGEPRAIVKIENTAPPADQPQQPPQQKTKDQQPVKPPSANDRTVTIIDGKTGQKREVLVNDPPQQQQQPQDNPNAPQLQTVPDNSNLPGADPRLIEPGKHGSIPKTGTDGSRPLDVYASPLPVPAGSADSLIAIVITGLGVSDSATNDAILKLPPGVTLAFIPYSSELQRWIGRARSTGHEVLLQIPMEPFDYPDNDPGPQTLITSAPKDQNIDRLHFFLSRAQGYVGVMNFMGARFTASADALAPVIADTNKRGLLYLDDGSSPRSTVRTVPGNPKNLLLRADAVLDMKTDWSEIDAALARLETMANEKGVAIATAAALPVTLERIARWAKTLEARGIRLVPVSAAFLRRAKQS comes from the coding sequence GTGGCGGACGATCTCGAAAAGCCCCTGAAAGCGAAGACCCCGGAGGCCCCGCGCTTCCGGTTTCCCGTGCGTCCGCTGACGCTGATCGCGGGCGGGCTGACGCTTGCCTTCGCGGGCGCGATGATCTGGATTCTCCTGCACGACGACCCGCTCGGCGGCGAGCCGCGCGCCATCGTGAAGATCGAGAATACCGCGCCGCCTGCGGATCAACCCCAGCAACCGCCGCAGCAAAAGACAAAAGACCAGCAGCCGGTCAAACCGCCCTCCGCGAACGACCGCACCGTCACCATCATCGACGGCAAGACCGGCCAGAAGCGCGAAGTGCTGGTCAACGACCCGCCGCAACAGCAACAGCAGCCGCAGGACAATCCGAATGCGCCGCAGTTGCAGACCGTACCCGACAACAGCAATTTGCCGGGCGCCGATCCCCGCCTGATCGAACCGGGCAAGCACGGCTCGATCCCGAAGACCGGTACCGACGGCAGCCGCCCGCTGGATGTCTATGCCAGCCCGCTTCCCGTCCCGGCCGGCAGCGCCGACTCCCTGATCGCAATCGTCATTACCGGCCTCGGCGTCAGCGACAGCGCGACCAATGACGCGATCTTGAAACTGCCGCCCGGCGTCACCCTCGCCTTCATTCCCTACAGCAGCGAATTGCAGCGCTGGATCGGACGTGCGCGCAGCACCGGCCACGAGGTGTTGCTCCAGATTCCGATGGAGCCGTTCGACTACCCCGACAACGACCCCGGTCCGCAAACCCTGATCACCAGTGCACCGAAAGACCAGAACATCGACCGCCTGCATTTCTTCCTGAGCCGCGCGCAGGGCTATGTCGGCGTGATGAACTTCATGGGCGCACGCTTCACCGCCAGCGCCGACGCGCTCGCCCCGGTCATCGCCGATACCAACAAGCGCGGGCTGCTATATCTCGACGACGGTTCCTCGCCACGTTCCACGGTGCGCACGGTTCCCGGCAATCCGAAGAACCTGTTGCTGCGCGCGGATGCCGTGCTGGACATGAAAACCGATTGGTCGGAGATCGACGCGGCGCTTGCGCGCCTCGAAACCATGGCCAACGAAAAAGGCGTCGCCATCGCCACGGCGGCCGCCTTGCCGGTCACGCTGGAACGGATCGCGCGGTGGGCAAAGACACTTGAAGCCCGTGGTATCCGGCTGGTTCCGGTCAGCGCCGCCTTCCTCCGCCGCGCCAAACAAAGCTGA